In Mus musculus strain C57BL/6J chromosome 9, GRCm38.p6 C57BL/6J, one genomic interval encodes:
- the Idh3a gene encoding isocitrate dehydrogenase [NAD] subunit alpha, mitochondrial precursor, producing MAGSAWVSKVSRLLGAFHNTKQVTRGFAGGVQTVTLIPGDGIGPEISASVMKIFDAAKAPIQWEERNVTAIQGPGGKWMIPPEAKESMDKNKMGLKGPLKTPIAAGHPSMNLLLRKTFDLYANVRPCVSIEGYKTPYTDVNIVTIRENTEGEYSGIEHVIVDGVVQSIKLITEEASKRIAEFAFEYARNNHRSNVTAVHKANIMRMSDGLFLQKCREVAENCKDIKFNEMYLDTVCLNMVQDPSQFDVLVMPNLYGDILSDLCAGLIGGLGVTPSGNIGANGVAIFESVHGTAPDIAGKDMANPTALLLSAVMMLRHMGLFDHAAKIEAACFATIKDGKSLTKDLGGNAKCSDFTEEICRRVKDLD from the exons ATGGCCGGGTCCGCGTGGGTGTCCAAG GTCTCTCGGCTGCTGGGTGCATTCCACAACACAAAACAGGTGACAAGAGGTTTTGCTGGTGGT GTTCAGACAGTAACTTTAATTCCTGGAGATGGAATTGGCCCAGAAATTTCAGCCTCAGTCATGAAGATTTTTGATGCTGCCAAA GCACCTATTCAGTGGGAGGAGCGCAATGTCACAGCAATTCAAGGACCAGGAGGAAAGTGGATGATCCCTCCAGAAGCCAAGGAGTCCATGGATAAGAACAAGATGGGCTTGAAAG GCCCACTAAAGACCCCAATAGCCGCTGGCCATCCATCTATGAATCTGTTGCTTCGTAAGACATTTGACCTTTATGCCAATGTCCGGCCATGTGTCTCAATTGAAGGTTATAAAACCCCTTACACGGATGTAAATATCGTCACCATCCGAGAGAACACGGAAGGAGAATACAGTGGAATTGAGCATGTG ATCGTTGATGGGGTTGTGCAGAGCATCAAGCTCATCACCGAAGAAGCAAGCAAGCGCATTGCAGAGTTTGCCTTCGAGTACGCTCGGAACAACCACCGGAGCAACGTCACAGCTGTGCACAAAGCTAACATCAT GAGGATGTCAGATGGGCTCTTTCTGCAAAAATGCAGGGAAGTTGCGGAGAACTGTAAAGACATTAAATTTAACGAGATGTACCTTGATACTGTATGTTTAAAT ATGGTACAAGACCCATCCCAGTTTGATGTTCTTGTCATGCCAAATTTATACGGAGACATCCTTAG TGATCTGTGTGCAGGACTGATTGGAGGTCTTGGGGTGACTCCAAGTGGCAATATTGGAGCCAACGGTGTTGCCATCTTTGAATCG GTTCATGGAACAGCCCCGGACATTGCAGGCAAGGACATGGCCAACCCCACGGCCCTCCTGCTTAGTGCTGTGATGATGCTTCGCCACATGGGACTTTTTGACCATGCAGCAAAAATCGAGGCTGCATGTTTTGCTACAATTAAGGATGGAAAG AGCTTAACAAAAGATCTGGGAGGCAACGCGAAGTGCTCTGACTTCACAGAAGAAATCTGTCGTAGAGTCAAAGACTTAGATTAG